A single genomic interval of Microbacterium hydrocarbonoxydans harbors:
- a CDS encoding response regulator, which produces MTRVFLVDDHEIVRRGIAQIIDADPGLEVVGESGTVQGTRGRVSATIPDVVVLDVNLPDGNGVDLCRLIRSDHPEIRCLMLTAFDDDAASIAAVIAGASGYVLKTIRGTDLVDSIHRAARGENLIPTEVADGVHRRLEARVAESQSPAVELTLRERQALMLIAEGLTNRQIGERLGLAEKTVKNYVSGLLAKLGMQRRTQAAVFATEEWEGRARP; this is translated from the coding sequence ATGACCCGGGTCTTCCTCGTGGACGATCATGAGATCGTTCGCCGCGGCATCGCCCAGATCATCGATGCGGACCCCGGCCTCGAGGTTGTGGGGGAGTCCGGCACGGTGCAGGGAACTCGCGGCCGTGTCTCAGCGACGATCCCGGACGTCGTCGTCCTCGATGTGAACCTTCCGGACGGCAACGGGGTGGATCTGTGCCGACTCATTCGATCCGACCACCCCGAAATCCGCTGCCTCATGCTGACAGCATTCGACGACGATGCTGCGAGCATCGCAGCGGTGATTGCAGGTGCATCCGGATACGTGCTCAAGACGATCCGTGGAACGGACCTCGTCGACTCGATCCATCGTGCGGCGCGGGGAGAGAACCTCATCCCCACGGAGGTCGCCGATGGCGTGCACCGCAGGCTTGAGGCTCGAGTAGCGGAATCTCAATCGCCAGCGGTGGAATTGACTCTCAGAGAACGCCAGGCGCTGATGCTGATCGCGGAGGGGCTCACCAACCGTCAGATCGGTGAGCGCCTCGGCCTCGCCGAGAAGACCGTCAAGAATTATGTTTCCGGGCTCCTCGCCAAGCTCGGCATGCAACGCCGCACCCAAGCTGCCGTGTTTGCGACAGAAGAGTGGGAAGGTCGCGCCCGACCGTAA
- a CDS encoding DUF1003 domain-containing protein has translation MEFSWDPYPYILLNLFLSMLAGLQGAILLIAAKRQDAIAAVLAQHDYETNVAAKQELEELMGINRLQLDLLRRLHATDASRAQMCGARDQSAEPADA, from the coding sequence ATGGAGTTCTCCTGGGATCCGTACCCGTACATCCTCCTGAACCTGTTTCTCAGCATGCTCGCCGGTCTCCAGGGAGCGATCCTCCTGATTGCGGCAAAACGTCAGGACGCAATTGCTGCGGTCCTCGCACAGCACGACTATGAGACGAACGTTGCAGCGAAGCAGGAGCTTGAGGAGCTGATGGGGATCAATCGCCTCCAGTTGGACCTGCTTCGTCGGCTACACGCGACAGATGCGTCCCGCGCACAGATGTGTGGTGCGCGGGACCAGTCGGCCGAGCCGGCCGACGCCTGA
- a CDS encoding flavodoxin family protein translates to MTATSSPSPGPMIAIVYESLFGNTRLIAETIADGIREQHMPVTVVPVAKAAALPECDVLVVGAPTHAHSLSSPASRTEAERWALNPSRHLALESGSLTTGVREWIELPPAARHGYVAFDTRVDMPRIFTGAASSAIGRRLKKHGLREVLAAESFLVDKDSHLLPDEHDRALRWGREIAATTRALTGPSTRVHT, encoded by the coding sequence ATGACAGCGACCAGCTCACCCAGCCCGGGGCCGATGATCGCGATCGTCTACGAATCGCTGTTCGGCAACACTCGTCTCATCGCAGAAACAATCGCGGACGGCATCCGAGAACAACACATGCCCGTGACCGTCGTGCCCGTCGCGAAAGCAGCCGCTCTCCCAGAATGCGATGTCCTCGTGGTGGGAGCTCCCACCCACGCACACTCGTTGAGCAGCCCGGCATCACGCACAGAAGCCGAACGATGGGCGCTCAATCCCTCGAGGCACCTGGCGCTCGAGAGCGGGAGTCTGACCACAGGAGTCCGAGAGTGGATCGAGCTACCGCCCGCCGCACGACACGGCTACGTGGCCTTCGATACTCGTGTCGACATGCCCCGCATCTTCACCGGCGCTGCGTCATCCGCGATCGGTAGGCGGTTGAAGAAGCACGGGCTGCGCGAGGTGCTCGCAGCGGAGAGCTTCCTCGTGGATAAGGACAGTCATCTCCTCCCGGACGAGCATGACCGCGCACTGCGCTGGGGCCGTGAGATCGCGGCAACAACACGGGCGCTGACAGGCCCCTCGACGCGCGTGCACACGTGA
- a CDS encoding MBL fold metallo-hydrolase RNA specificity domain-containing protein, giving the protein MNATNTRQPRTTSGASLAFLGGADTVTGSRYLVTDSTSRVLVDCGLFQGFKVLRQRNRAPFPVPPSSIDAVVLTHAHLDHSGYLPALVRDGYRGHIYASEGTAALCRIMLLDSAHLLEEEARHAARHGWSRHEKPRPLYTVDDAKAALERFVAVPEGEAVSLAGSMTARLLGAGHILGASSVYLDVDARRVCFTGDLGRSDDPLMRAPHAFEGADVLVTESTYGDRRHAKVDPEEQLRDIVNRTVHRGGVVLIPAFAVGRTETVLLHLSRLRERGAIPDVPIYVNSPMAVSVADIYRNRPEQHRISKDEVERIYDLATFVRSVDESKLLNLRGGPMIIVSASGMLEGGRILHHLRAYGPEHRNTIVLTGYQAGGTRGDRLLAGERSLRIFGNDVPIRAEVAMIDAMSAHADADDLLAWMKAAPHPPQAVYVTHGEPSAADTLRLRIERELGWPARVPDQEQQVQITEHHAAAHAMSA; this is encoded by the coding sequence GTGAACGCCACGAATACGCGTCAGCCGCGGACAACATCAGGCGCTAGCCTCGCCTTCCTCGGCGGCGCCGATACCGTGACCGGGTCACGCTACCTCGTCACTGACTCCACCTCACGGGTTCTGGTCGATTGCGGTCTGTTCCAAGGCTTCAAGGTGCTGCGCCAGCGCAACCGTGCTCCGTTCCCGGTTCCACCGAGCTCGATCGACGCAGTCGTTCTCACCCATGCTCATCTCGATCACTCCGGGTATCTTCCGGCGCTCGTGCGCGATGGGTACCGCGGACACATCTACGCGAGCGAGGGCACAGCGGCTCTCTGCCGGATCATGCTCCTGGACAGCGCGCACCTGCTGGAGGAGGAGGCGCGTCACGCCGCACGGCATGGATGGTCCAGGCATGAAAAGCCGCGACCCCTCTATACGGTCGATGACGCAAAGGCGGCACTCGAACGATTCGTCGCCGTACCCGAAGGGGAAGCGGTGTCGTTGGCGGGTTCGATGACCGCGAGACTTCTCGGTGCCGGCCACATCCTCGGGGCAAGCAGCGTCTACCTCGACGTCGACGCACGGCGGGTGTGCTTCACCGGCGACCTCGGCCGCTCGGACGACCCCCTCATGCGCGCCCCTCACGCGTTCGAAGGAGCAGACGTCCTTGTCACCGAGTCGACCTATGGAGATCGCCGACACGCCAAGGTCGATCCCGAAGAGCAGCTGCGTGACATCGTGAATCGCACCGTCCATCGTGGGGGAGTGGTGCTGATCCCGGCGTTCGCTGTGGGGCGTACGGAGACAGTACTTCTGCACCTGTCGCGGCTTCGGGAACGCGGGGCGATCCCCGACGTGCCTATCTATGTCAACAGTCCCATGGCGGTCAGTGTCGCCGACATCTATCGCAACCGTCCTGAGCAACACCGCATATCGAAGGATGAAGTCGAGCGGATCTACGATCTCGCGACCTTCGTCCGGAGCGTCGATGAATCGAAACTCCTCAACCTGAGGGGCGGCCCCATGATCATCGTCTCCGCGAGCGGGATGCTCGAGGGTGGACGCATCTTGCACCATCTCCGCGCCTACGGACCCGAGCACCGCAACACCATCGTCCTGACTGGTTATCAGGCCGGGGGCACACGCGGCGATCGACTTCTTGCGGGGGAGCGGTCTCTCCGAATCTTCGGTAACGATGTGCCGATCCGGGCCGAGGTCGCGATGATCGATGCGATGTCCGCTCATGCGGATGCCGACGATCTCCTCGCATGGATGAAGGCGGCTCCGCATCCGCCCCAGGCCGTATACGTCACCCACGGCGAACCTTCCGCTGCGGACACTCTCAGGCTCAGAATCGAACGGGAGTTGGGGTGGCCGGCTCGGGTGCCCGATCAAGAGCAGCAAGTTCAGATCACGGAGCACCATGCAGCTGCGCACGCGATGTCGGCCTGA
- a CDS encoding zinc-dependent alcohol dehydrogenase encodes MRAAVVSEFGSPAHVDERPIPQPGAGQVLIRLETCGLCHTDIHAMRGDWPVKPNLPLVPGHEGVGIIEQIGDGVTGRTVGQRVAMPWLGHACGECRYCVSGRENLCEGQYNNGYAVDGGFSEYMLADARFATPVPDGVSALDAAPLTCAGVTTYAAIKNARVTPGETVAIFGVGGLGHLAVQYARLVGAKVIAVDVTTEKLDLATELGADHVVNARDTDPVRAIRDLGGADVVVVLAVAPAVFHQAFSSLNRGGRLVLVSLPAGGELTVPVFDTVLKGISIIGSIVGTRQDLAEVFALHAAGRTRVVTETRELQSVNSSVDEVLAGTVPARLVFQYHTADVVPVREPATAGR; translated from the coding sequence ATGCGAGCAGCAGTTGTCTCAGAGTTCGGTTCACCGGCGCACGTCGACGAGCGTCCGATCCCACAGCCCGGTGCCGGCCAGGTCCTGATCCGCTTGGAAACGTGCGGACTCTGTCACACCGACATCCATGCGATGCGTGGAGACTGGCCTGTGAAGCCGAACCTGCCTCTGGTCCCGGGCCACGAAGGCGTGGGGATCATCGAGCAGATCGGCGACGGTGTGACCGGCCGTACTGTCGGGCAGCGGGTGGCGATGCCCTGGCTCGGCCACGCGTGCGGGGAATGCCGCTACTGCGTCAGCGGCCGAGAGAACCTCTGCGAGGGGCAGTACAACAACGGCTACGCCGTCGACGGAGGGTTCAGCGAGTACATGCTTGCCGATGCCCGCTTCGCCACCCCCGTTCCTGACGGTGTCAGCGCCCTCGACGCCGCGCCTCTCACCTGTGCCGGAGTCACCACCTATGCGGCGATCAAGAACGCACGCGTCACGCCCGGAGAGACAGTCGCCATCTTCGGTGTCGGTGGACTCGGACACCTCGCGGTCCAGTACGCACGCCTGGTCGGTGCGAAAGTCATCGCAGTGGATGTCACCACTGAGAAGCTCGACTTGGCCACTGAGCTTGGAGCGGATCATGTCGTCAACGCGCGCGACACGGACCCGGTACGGGCGATCCGGGATCTCGGCGGAGCGGACGTCGTCGTGGTCCTCGCCGTCGCGCCGGCAGTCTTCCATCAGGCATTCAGCTCCCTGAATCGCGGAGGCAGACTCGTACTCGTCTCGCTGCCAGCCGGAGGGGAGCTGACCGTGCCGGTCTTCGACACCGTCCTGAAGGGGATCAGCATCATCGGCTCCATCGTCGGCACGAGACAGGACCTCGCCGAGGTGTTCGCCCTGCATGCTGCAGGGCGAACACGGGTGGTCACTGAGACACGCGAACTTCAGAGCGTGAACTCCTCCGTCGACGAGGTGCTCGCCGGTACGGTGCCCGCTCGTCTTGTGTTCCAGTACCACACCGCGGACGTCGTGCCGGTCCGAGAGCCCGCTACGGCAGGTCGTTGA
- a CDS encoding tyrosine-protein phosphatase: protein MTTEIRIDGLANARDLGGLTRQDGSTTPSGVFLRSESLGHVSRSGWQTIRASGVRTVIDLRRPSERSTDVPADLVYRCVDLDGADETEFWTEYEADGRWATPLYYSAHLHALTHRTADVLRTIADAPPGAILFHCSAGWDRTGLVAALLLRALDTSVDDAVADYMRSFENAPRMERLHGRSFEANARRRVLEAHGHTAESAFLEAYENLDLSAWFDMSGIDTGTRDAIWTWRGAVPPPREN, encoded by the coding sequence ATGACCACTGAGATCCGAATCGACGGACTGGCCAACGCTCGCGACCTCGGCGGCCTCACACGTCAGGACGGGAGCACGACGCCCTCAGGTGTCTTCCTGCGATCTGAATCGCTGGGCCATGTGAGTCGCTCTGGCTGGCAGACCATCCGTGCCTCTGGAGTGCGAACCGTCATCGATCTGCGCCGTCCGTCCGAGAGATCCACCGACGTGCCAGCGGATCTGGTCTACCGATGCGTCGATCTCGACGGCGCCGACGAGACCGAGTTCTGGACCGAGTACGAAGCTGACGGACGCTGGGCCACGCCGCTGTACTATTCCGCGCATCTGCATGCACTGACGCATCGGACGGCCGACGTGCTCAGGACGATCGCCGACGCACCTCCGGGTGCCATCCTGTTCCATTGCTCAGCCGGCTGGGACCGCACCGGACTCGTCGCGGCCCTGCTGCTCAGGGCACTCGATACCTCCGTCGACGACGCCGTCGCCGACTACATGCGGTCGTTCGAGAATGCCCCGCGGATGGAGCGACTTCACGGCCGCTCGTTCGAGGCGAACGCACGACGCAGAGTACTCGAGGCACACGGCCATACGGCCGAGTCGGCTTTTCTCGAGGCATACGAGAACCTCGACCTCTCAGCCTGGTTCGACATGTCGGGAATCGACACTGGCACCCGCGACGCTATCTGGACATGGCGCGGAGCCGTTCCCCCACCCCGCGAGAATTGA
- a CDS encoding class I SAM-dependent methyltransferase, whose protein sequence is MNGSNVDIEWQAARDANHDNWNDRVPLHETAYGLDAFDDPNHLSDVVRDDLPVLSRLLPSGSLTGLDLCHLQCHIGTDTISLARAGATVTGVDFSAPALAVAAELASRSGIEATWVETDVLDARTAVSGDFDVVYSSIGTITWLADLDRWATQIVGLLRPGGTFFIRDGHPALYALDEDAPTLTTRYAYFGDGRAQQWDDESTYVGDGTVAHPRTYEWPHPLSEIIGALLRAGLRLIHFDEGRTLPWRFSSRMVEVAGGFAWPEAERNLIPCTYTIVARKD, encoded by the coding sequence GTGAACGGAAGCAACGTCGACATCGAATGGCAGGCCGCGCGCGACGCGAACCATGACAACTGGAACGATCGTGTGCCACTGCACGAGACGGCCTACGGTCTCGACGCGTTCGACGACCCGAACCACCTGAGCGACGTCGTGCGAGACGATCTCCCGGTGCTCAGCCGGCTCCTGCCGTCCGGATCGCTCACGGGACTCGACCTGTGCCATCTGCAGTGCCACATCGGAACGGACACCATCTCGCTGGCGCGCGCGGGCGCGACGGTCACCGGAGTCGACTTCTCGGCCCCGGCGCTGGCCGTCGCGGCCGAGCTCGCGAGCCGTTCCGGCATCGAGGCGACCTGGGTCGAGACGGATGTGCTGGATGCCCGAACCGCCGTCAGCGGCGACTTCGACGTCGTGTACTCGAGCATCGGCACGATCACCTGGCTCGCGGATCTCGATCGCTGGGCCACCCAGATCGTCGGTCTGCTGCGCCCCGGCGGCACGTTCTTCATCCGCGATGGGCACCCCGCGCTCTATGCCCTCGACGAGGACGCTCCCACGCTGACCACCCGCTACGCGTACTTCGGGGACGGACGCGCACAGCAATGGGATGACGAATCGACCTACGTCGGCGATGGAACGGTCGCGCACCCCCGCACGTACGAGTGGCCGCACCCGCTTTCGGAGATCATCGGAGCTCTCCTGCGTGCTGGGCTGCGACTCATCCACTTCGATGAAGGGCGGACACTCCCCTGGCGGTTCAGCTCACGCATGGTCGAAGTAGCCGGAGGCTTCGCCTGGCCCGAGGCGGAACGGAACCTGATCCCCTGCACCTACACGATCGTCGCCCGCAAGGATTGA
- a CDS encoding ATP-binding cassette domain-containing protein, producing the protein MTTHPADGHDIIRVQGARENNLKEVSVDIPKRRLSVFTGVSGSGKSSLVFDTIAAESRRMIDETYSAFVQGFMPSVPRPDVDVLEGLTTSIIVDQERLGANPRSTVGTVTDANAMLRILFSKLGEPYIGGPTAFSFNIPTQKASGVMTGPGGEKKIVKDAIYLGGMCPRCEGRGVVSDLDLAQIVDESKSLDEGAIMVPGYTADGWMVKGFSASGFYPADKPISQFTDKQRQLFLYGEVTKVKISGINMTYEGLIPKITKSMLSKDVDALQPHIRAFVQRVATFATCPECDGTRLTEGARSSKIDGVSIADACRMQVTDLAEWVRGLRLPGAAPLLEALSANLDAFVTLGLGYLSLDRPSGTLSGGEAQRIKMLRHLGSSLTDVTYVFDEPTIGLHPHDIQRMNTLLLQLRDKGNTVLVVEHKPETIAIADHVVDLGPGAGSAGGEICFEGTVEGLKASGTRTGLHLDDRATLKPSVRAAGGAIEVRGASANNLQDVDVDIPTGILTVVTGVAGSGKSSLIHGSVSKLDGVVAIDQGAIKGSRRSNPATYTGLLEPIRKAFAKANGVKPALFSANSEGACPTCKGAGVIITELGFMDTIETPCEDCGGKRFQAAVLEYTLAGKDITQVLDLPVSEARTFFSEGEAKLPAAAAILGRLEDVGLGYLSLGQPLSTLSGGERQRIKLAIQMGEKGDTYVLDEPTTGLHLADVQNILGLLDRLVDSGKTVIVIEHHQAVMAHADWIIDIGPGAGHDGGRVVFEGIPADLVAAKSTVTGEHLAAYVGA; encoded by the coding sequence ATGACGACGCATCCCGCAGACGGCCATGACATCATCCGCGTCCAGGGCGCGCGCGAGAACAATCTCAAAGAGGTGAGCGTCGACATTCCGAAGCGACGTCTGTCGGTGTTCACCGGTGTCTCGGGATCGGGCAAGAGCTCACTCGTCTTCGACACGATCGCCGCGGAATCACGGCGGATGATCGATGAGACCTACAGCGCCTTCGTGCAGGGTTTCATGCCGTCGGTACCCCGTCCGGATGTCGACGTCCTGGAAGGGCTCACGACCTCGATCATCGTCGACCAGGAGCGCCTCGGCGCGAACCCGCGGTCGACCGTCGGCACGGTCACCGACGCGAACGCCATGCTGCGGATCCTCTTCAGCAAGCTGGGGGAGCCGTACATCGGCGGACCCACCGCGTTCTCGTTCAACATCCCCACGCAGAAGGCCAGCGGGGTGATGACGGGACCCGGGGGCGAGAAGAAGATCGTCAAGGATGCGATCTATCTGGGTGGCATGTGTCCGCGATGCGAGGGCAGGGGAGTGGTGTCCGACCTGGACCTCGCGCAGATCGTCGACGAGTCGAAGTCCCTCGACGAGGGCGCCATCATGGTCCCGGGATACACGGCGGACGGCTGGATGGTGAAGGGCTTCTCGGCATCGGGGTTCTATCCCGCGGACAAGCCGATCTCGCAATTCACGGATAAGCAGCGTCAGCTGTTCCTCTACGGCGAGGTCACCAAGGTCAAGATCTCCGGCATCAACATGACCTACGAGGGGCTGATCCCCAAGATCACGAAGTCGATGCTCTCGAAGGACGTCGATGCGCTCCAGCCGCACATCCGTGCCTTCGTGCAGCGTGTGGCGACCTTCGCCACGTGCCCGGAGTGCGATGGCACGCGCCTCACCGAGGGCGCGCGCTCGTCGAAGATCGACGGCGTGAGCATCGCCGACGCGTGTCGGATGCAGGTCACCGACCTCGCGGAGTGGGTGCGCGGGCTGCGTCTTCCCGGCGCCGCACCGCTGCTGGAGGCGCTGAGCGCCAACCTCGACGCCTTCGTGACGCTCGGACTCGGATACCTCAGCCTGGACCGGCCGTCGGGGACCCTGTCCGGGGGAGAGGCGCAGCGCATCAAGATGCTGCGGCATCTCGGTTCGTCGCTGACCGATGTCACCTACGTGTTCGACGAGCCGACGATCGGGCTGCACCCGCACGACATCCAGCGGATGAACACGCTGCTGCTTCAGCTGCGCGACAAGGGGAACACGGTGCTCGTCGTGGAGCACAAGCCGGAGACCATCGCGATCGCCGACCACGTCGTCGATCTCGGTCCTGGCGCAGGAAGCGCCGGGGGAGAGATCTGCTTCGAGGGCACGGTCGAGGGACTCAAGGCCAGCGGGACCCGTACCGGGCTGCACCTCGACGACCGAGCGACACTCAAGCCGTCAGTCCGCGCCGCCGGCGGCGCCATCGAGGTTCGCGGAGCGTCGGCCAACAATCTCCAGGATGTCGATGTCGACATTCCCACCGGCATCCTGACCGTGGTGACCGGTGTGGCCGGGTCTGGCAAGAGCTCCCTGATCCACGGGTCCGTCTCGAAGCTGGACGGGGTCGTCGCGATCGATCAGGGGGCGATCAAGGGGTCGCGTCGCAGCAACCCCGCCACCTACACCGGGCTGCTCGAGCCGATCCGCAAGGCGTTCGCCAAGGCGAACGGCGTGAAGCCCGCCCTGTTCAGCGCCAACTCCGAGGGAGCGTGCCCGACGTGCAAGGGCGCGGGCGTGATCATCACGGAACTCGGCTTCATGGACACGATCGAGACACCGTGCGAGGACTGCGGGGGCAAGCGCTTCCAGGCCGCCGTGCTCGAGTACACGCTGGCGGGCAAGGACATCACGCAGGTGCTCGATCTGCCGGTGTCGGAGGCGCGGACGTTCTTCTCTGAGGGCGAGGCGAAGCTGCCAGCGGCGGCAGCGATCCTCGGGCGGCTCGAGGACGTCGGCCTCGGCTATCTCTCACTCGGACAGCCGCTCTCGACGCTGTCCGGTGGTGAGCGTCAGCGCATCAAGCTCGCGATCCAGATGGGGGAGAAGGGTGACACCTACGTCCTCGACGAGCCGACCACCGGGCTCCACCTGGCCGATGTGCAGAACATCCTCGGACTGCTGGATCGTCTCGTCGACTCCGGCAAGACGGTGATCGTGATCGAGCATCACCAGGCGGTCATGGCGCACGCCGACTGGATCATCGACATCGGTCCCGGCGCGGGTCACGACGGCGGACGGGTGGTCTTCGAGGGCATCCCGGCCGACCTGGTCGCCGCGAAGTCCACGGTGACGGGGGAGCACCTCGCCGCCTACGTCGGCGCCTGA
- a CDS encoding VOC family protein, with the protein MNISIHYAFLPHTDAEAALGFYRDALGFEVRNDVGYDGLRWITVGPEGQPGTSIVLHPPATDPGITDTERQTILELIAKGSYGALTLASDDLDGLFERLVERGADVVQEPMDQPYGVRDCALRDPAGNLLRINQAG; encoded by the coding sequence ATGAACATCAGCATCCACTACGCATTCCTTCCGCACACCGACGCCGAGGCGGCTCTCGGCTTCTATCGTGACGCCCTCGGGTTCGAGGTGCGCAACGACGTCGGCTATGACGGACTCCGATGGATCACGGTCGGCCCCGAGGGGCAGCCCGGCACGTCGATCGTCCTGCATCCGCCGGCGACCGACCCCGGCATCACCGACACCGAGCGGCAGACCATCCTCGAGCTGATCGCCAAGGGCAGCTACGGCGCGCTCACCCTGGCGAGCGACGACCTCGACGGGCTGTTCGAGCGCCTGGTCGAGCGAGGCGCCGATGTCGTGCAGGAACCCATGGACCAGCCTTACGGGGTGCGGGACTGCGCACTCCGAGACCCCGCAGGAAATCTGCTCCGTATCAATCAGGCCGGCTGA
- a CDS encoding helix-turn-helix transcriptional regulator, with protein MRKVRDRIDREYASPLDVEALAKGAHMSAGHLSRRFKETYGESPYSYLMTRRIERAMALLRRGDLSVTDVCFAVGCSSLGTFSTRFTELVGVSPIVYRERAADVEGIPTFQAKHVIRPIRNQEAPRTDAHLT; from the coding sequence ATGCGCAAGGTCCGCGACCGGATCGACAGGGAGTACGCGTCACCCCTCGACGTCGAGGCGCTCGCGAAAGGGGCGCATATGTCGGCCGGGCACCTCAGTCGTCGTTTCAAGGAGACCTACGGCGAGTCTCCCTACTCGTACCTCATGACACGGAGGATCGAGAGGGCCATGGCGCTGCTGCGGCGGGGCGACCTGAGCGTGACCGACGTCTGCTTCGCCGTGGGGTGCTCGTCGCTCGGGACTTTCAGCACGAGGTTCACGGAACTCGTGGGTGTCTCACCCATCGTGTACCGTGAGCGCGCGGCCGATGTGGAGGGCATACCGACCTTCCAGGCCAAGCACGTCATCAGACCGATCAGGAATCAAGAAGCACCGCGCACGGACGCACATCTAACGTGA
- a CDS encoding HdeD family acid-resistance protein — translation MSDPLATEAKTLFKSIRIVLAVSGVIALIAGLVLLVWPVKSAVIVTGIFASYLVIAGLVYIGLGIFSRVKGGWARVGHIVLGLVYIIAGVIAFANLGAAAATLALVVVIFIGISWIVDGVVALSLLGQDGSRVWTLLYALLSIVAGIVVLFSPLYAAAVLWLVLGISLVVLGIVQIVRAITLGKDAKGFVASVQADTAV, via the coding sequence ATGTCTGATCCACTCGCAACCGAAGCGAAGACGCTGTTCAAATCCATCCGCATCGTGCTCGCCGTCTCGGGCGTCATCGCGCTGATCGCCGGCCTCGTCCTGCTGGTCTGGCCGGTCAAGTCCGCGGTGATCGTCACCGGCATCTTCGCCAGCTACCTCGTCATCGCAGGTCTCGTCTACATCGGCCTCGGCATCTTCTCGCGCGTCAAGGGCGGGTGGGCGCGCGTCGGCCACATCGTCCTCGGGCTCGTCTATATCATCGCCGGCGTGATCGCGTTCGCGAACCTCGGCGCCGCAGCGGCCACACTCGCGCTCGTCGTCGTCATCTTCATCGGCATCAGCTGGATCGTCGATGGGGTCGTGGCGCTGTCGCTCCTCGGGCAGGACGGCTCGCGCGTCTGGACGCTCCTCTACGCCCTGCTGAGCATCGTGGCCGGAATCGTCGTGCTCTTCTCGCCGCTGTACGCCGCGGCCGTGCTCTGGCTCGTGCTCGGCATCTCGCTCGTCGTGCTCGGGATCGTCCAGATCGTGCGTGCCATCACGCTCGGCAAGGATGCGAAGGGCTTCGTCGCCTCCGTCCAGGCTGACACCGCCGTCTGA
- a CDS encoding SDR family oxidoreductase has product MTDVLPAGSLDGKVALVTGSSRGIGADTVRYLAEAGADVVINFRNKAPRAEKLAAQLRELGRRVLVVGADLTDPASIGEMFDAVKTEFGRLDVLVLNASGGMESGMAADYALTLNRDAQVNVLEAATPLLGDGARVVFVTSHQAHFIRTTPTMPEYEPVALSKRAGEDALRERIPGLAEKGIGFTVVSGDMIEGTITATLLERANPGAIAERRESAGKLYNVSEFAAEVARAAVDPVPEDNTRLVGDVSAFGAE; this is encoded by the coding sequence GTGACCGACGTTCTTCCTGCAGGTTCTCTCGACGGCAAGGTCGCCCTTGTCACCGGCTCGTCTCGGGGCATCGGCGCCGACACGGTCCGCTACCTCGCCGAGGCGGGCGCCGACGTCGTCATCAACTTCCGCAACAAGGCGCCGCGCGCCGAGAAGCTCGCCGCGCAGCTCCGCGAGCTCGGACGCCGCGTGCTGGTCGTGGGTGCCGACCTCACGGACCCCGCCTCGATCGGCGAGATGTTCGACGCCGTCAAGACCGAGTTCGGCCGCCTCGATGTCCTCGTGCTGAACGCCTCAGGCGGCATGGAGTCCGGCATGGCAGCGGACTACGCGCTGACCCTCAACCGCGACGCGCAGGTGAATGTGCTGGAGGCGGCGACGCCGCTGCTCGGCGACGGCGCCCGCGTCGTCTTCGTCACGAGCCACCAGGCGCACTTCATCCGCACGACGCCGACGATGCCCGAGTACGAGCCGGTCGCGCTGTCCAAGCGTGCGGGGGAGGATGCTCTGCGCGAGCGCATCCCGGGCCTCGCCGAGAAGGGGATCGGCTTCACGGTGGTCTCCGGTGACATGATCGAGGGCACGATCACCGCGACGCTGCTGGAGCGGGCGAACCCCGGCGCGATCGCGGAGCGTCGCGAGTCCGCGGGCAAGCTCTACAACGTCTCGGAGTTCGCGGCAGAGGTCGCGCGCGCCGCCGTGGACCCGGTTCCTGAGGACAACACCCGCCTGGTCGGCGACGTGAGCGCGTTCGGCGCCGAGTAG